A stretch of the Kroppenstedtia eburnea genome encodes the following:
- a CDS encoding PLP-dependent cysteine synthase family protein — protein MLYENMMDVIGNTPLVKLRLNTPSAGSVYAKLELMNPFGMKDRVAKQTILAAKSSGELKDDMPIIESSSGTMACGVALVGRQLGHPVHIVTDPRIDSITYAKLVSLGCQVHVVKEMGKHGWQSARLERLHELMEEYPGAFWPRQYENPENPRAYQELATELMDDLERIDILVGSVGSGGSLSGSARALKQVHSDLKVVAVDATGSVIFGQPDRPARLQGGLGNSLIAPNVDFSVIDDVHWLNDEEAFAATLQLAHNEHIFAGNSSGSVYAVARWLAGQVSQDCNIVAIFPDRGDRYTDTIYSEQYRKHHGLSALRFSEEPQRVELDCEVSSWSYTTLMGVHPLEEKTAIR, from the coding sequence ATGTTATACGAAAATATGATGGATGTAATAGGCAACACGCCCTTGGTCAAGTTGCGCTTGAACACTCCATCGGCGGGTTCGGTATATGCCAAACTTGAATTGATGAATCCCTTTGGAATGAAGGATCGGGTGGCCAAGCAAACCATTCTGGCAGCCAAATCCTCCGGGGAATTAAAGGATGATATGCCGATTATCGAAAGTTCTTCCGGCACCATGGCCTGCGGAGTGGCGCTTGTCGGAAGGCAGCTTGGACACCCGGTGCACATCGTGACCGATCCGCGGATCGATTCCATTACATATGCCAAGCTGGTATCACTCGGTTGTCAAGTGCATGTCGTGAAGGAAATGGGAAAACACGGATGGCAGAGTGCGCGTTTGGAACGTCTGCATGAACTGATGGAGGAGTATCCAGGTGCTTTTTGGCCCCGTCAGTATGAGAATCCGGAAAATCCCCGCGCATACCAAGAGCTGGCGACGGAGTTGATGGACGACCTGGAACGAATTGATATTCTGGTCGGTTCCGTCGGCAGTGGAGGTTCTCTGTCCGGATCTGCACGTGCATTGAAACAGGTCCATTCGGATTTAAAGGTGGTGGCGGTCGATGCCACAGGGAGTGTTATTTTTGGGCAACCCGATCGGCCGGCCCGTTTACAGGGAGGACTCGGCAATAGTTTGATCGCGCCCAATGTGGATTTCAGTGTGATAGATGATGTGCATTGGTTAAATGATGAAGAGGCTTTTGCTGCCACCCTCCAACTCGCACATAACGAGCATATTTTTGCAGGTAACAGTTCCGGATCGGTGTATGCAGTTGCCAGATGGCTTGCGGGTCAGGTTTCGCAAGATTGCAACATCGTGGCGATCTTTCCGGATCGAGGTGATCGTTACACAGATACGATCTACAGTGAGCAGTATCGCAAGCATCACGGGCTGTCAGCGCTCCGTTTTTCCGAAGAACCGCAGCGTGTCGAATTGGATTGCGAAGTCTCTTCCTGGTCTTATACAACACTGATGGGAGTACATCCACTTGAAGAAAAAACTGCTATTCGTTGA
- a CDS encoding DsbA family oxidoreductase: MTVKIKIYSDYVCPFCLLAKKPLEEAIEGKNVEVEWMPFELRPYPNETLKPEGHYLQSTWKQSVYPMAEQMGIDIVLPRVSPQPYTHLAFEGYQYAKEKGKGNEYNDRMLRAFFQEEQDIGNVEVLTNLADEIGLDEKEYREALETRKYKEAHQKALKHAYEEANITSVPTFVIGKTKVAGIHSKETLEQIIDDEMNRQKPEISDGMVCGIEGC; the protein is encoded by the coding sequence ATGACAGTCAAGATTAAAATATATTCAGACTATGTCTGTCCTTTTTGTTTATTAGCAAAGAAACCTTTGGAAGAAGCGATCGAAGGAAAAAACGTGGAAGTGGAATGGATGCCGTTTGAGTTGCGTCCGTATCCAAATGAAACTTTGAAACCAGAGGGTCATTATTTGCAGAGTACATGGAAACAGTCTGTCTACCCAATGGCTGAACAGATGGGCATTGATATCGTCCTTCCAAGAGTGTCCCCTCAACCCTATACGCATTTAGCCTTTGAAGGTTATCAATATGCCAAGGAAAAAGGCAAAGGTAATGAATACAATGACCGGATGCTGCGTGCATTCTTTCAAGAAGAACAAGACATTGGCAACGTTGAGGTATTAACCAATTTAGCCGATGAAATTGGTTTAGATGAAAAAGAATATCGGGAGGCGCTTGAAACTAGAAAATACAAAGAAGCGCATCAGAAAGCACTAAAACATGCCTACGAAGAAGCGAATATCACTTCTGTACCTACTTTTGTAATTGGAAAAACGAAAGTTGCTGGCATACATTCCAAAGAAACACTTGAACAAATTATTGATGATGAGATGAACAGACAAAAACCGGAAATCTCGGATGGAATGGTGTGTGGTATTGAAGGATGTTGA
- the leuB gene encoding 3-isopropylmalate dehydrogenase — MEKERKIAVLPGDGVGPEIVEEGVKVLKQAGEQFGYRFHLHFGWIGGCAIDRLKQPLPQETLRICMDADAILLGAVGGPRWDRNPPEHRPEKALLSLRKELELFANLRPAKRFPGLENSSSLRAEVLKGVDLLVVRELTGGIYFGAKFTEETPQGLQATDTLVYREDEVERILRRAFELARGRRNRVTSVDKANVLESSRLWRRVAERVAREYPDVELEHMLVDNCAMQMIRRPASFDVIVTENMFGDILSDEAAILTGSIGMLPSASLGGGNRGLYEPVHGSAPDIAGEGVANPAAVILSVAMMFRHSFDDEEAARAIEASVTQVLNSGARTMDVAAVGDLALSTDQFGDRVVEELKKHPREPRVPVEAMM, encoded by the coding sequence ATGGAAAAGGAACGAAAGATTGCGGTGTTGCCCGGGGACGGAGTCGGCCCGGAGATTGTGGAAGAAGGGGTCAAGGTGTTGAAGCAGGCCGGGGAGCAGTTTGGATACCGATTTCATCTCCACTTCGGCTGGATCGGGGGTTGTGCCATCGATCGTCTGAAACAACCCCTTCCCCAGGAGACGCTTCGCATCTGCATGGATGCCGATGCGATCTTGTTGGGGGCCGTGGGCGGACCCCGTTGGGACCGGAATCCACCGGAACACCGACCGGAGAAGGCGCTCCTGTCCTTGCGCAAGGAACTGGAACTCTTTGCTAATCTGCGCCCCGCCAAGCGGTTTCCCGGATTGGAGAACAGCTCCTCCCTCCGGGCGGAGGTTTTGAAGGGGGTGGACCTGTTGGTGGTCCGGGAGTTGACCGGGGGGATTTACTTCGGGGCAAAATTCACCGAGGAGACGCCGCAAGGATTGCAGGCCACCGATACCCTGGTCTACCGGGAAGACGAAGTGGAGCGGATCTTGCGGAGGGCTTTTGAGCTGGCCCGGGGACGCCGTAACCGAGTCACTTCCGTCGATAAAGCCAATGTGCTGGAGAGCTCCCGGTTGTGGCGAAGGGTGGCGGAGCGGGTGGCCAGGGAATACCCCGATGTGGAACTGGAGCATATGCTGGTGGACAACTGTGCCATGCAGATGATCCGCCGTCCCGCTTCCTTTGACGTGATCGTGACTGAAAATATGTTTGGAGATATTTTGAGCGATGAAGCGGCCATCTTGACCGGGTCCATCGGAATGCTGCCTTCGGCCAGTCTGGGAGGAGGAAATCGCGGACTGTATGAACCGGTACACGGTTCCGCCCCCGACATTGCCGGGGAGGGGGTGGCCAATCCCGCGGCTGTCATCCTGTCCGTGGCCATGATGTTTCGCCATTCCTTCGATGACGAAGAGGCGGCCCGGGCGATCGAAGCCTCCGTCACTCAAGTCCTGAACAGTGGTGCCCGGACCATGGACGTGGCTGCCGTGGGAGACCTGGCTCTTTCCACCGACCAGTTCGGGGATCGGGTGGTGGAAGAACTGAAAAAACACCCACGGGAGCCCAGGGTGCCGGTGGAAGCGATGATGTGA
- a CDS encoding argininosuccinate lyase yields MREMLTGRISDTPAHSLHEEVLKPQFTYEVEYLLPAYIQIEQAMLLEYVRMGWINEGEAQEISRSLQSMNRDTVVADPEQNMSDIAFAIERLVESSLSAPVPGWHMDRSRNDFQACAQVMFGRSQWLLLMDNLQQLIKSIHTLAEGYREIPMPGYTHYQSAQIITPGYYLAAINEELLQTLSRWIRVYDELNQCPLGSGAMSGVELDWNRDLLADLLGFRQPRANALAAVASREWILRISSELSVFSVLVSRFVTDLIQWGSSEMNFIDLPDRLSGISSAMPQKKNFPILERIRGKSAHLSAFHLDMVLGQRNTSFTNLVEVSKEAGAHLSVLFQNTKSLLRLLTLVTDHLSFKKEEMLSICERDFFGGFTLANRLTMEAGIPYRKSQIIVGRYIRSATQLGLTPTEVKSQLLKEKCMEEGFEVSDSAEMLAAAFDVQGSLYMKRSDGSTHPEKVLKLLLEQKERAHNLEEEREVRQSQLSAADSKRERLLHELASTGNGKGQI; encoded by the coding sequence ATGAGAGAGATGCTGACGGGACGTATATCGGACACACCTGCTCATTCCCTGCATGAGGAAGTTTTGAAGCCACAGTTTACATATGAAGTGGAGTATTTGTTACCGGCGTATATTCAGATTGAACAAGCGATGCTCTTGGAATATGTAAGAATGGGTTGGATCAACGAAGGGGAAGCACAGGAAATTTCACGTTCATTACAGTCGATGAACCGTGACACAGTGGTAGCGGATCCGGAACAAAATATGTCTGATATTGCGTTTGCGATTGAACGTCTGGTGGAGTCTTCGCTTTCCGCTCCGGTGCCAGGTTGGCATATGGATCGAAGCCGCAATGATTTTCAAGCCTGTGCCCAGGTGATGTTTGGCCGTTCTCAATGGCTGTTGTTAATGGATAATTTGCAACAGTTAATTAAATCGATACACACCTTGGCCGAAGGGTACAGGGAGATCCCCATGCCGGGATACACACATTACCAGTCGGCACAGATTATCACGCCGGGCTATTATCTGGCCGCTATCAACGAAGAGCTTTTACAAACTTTGTCGCGCTGGATCCGGGTGTATGACGAATTAAACCAATGTCCTCTGGGATCAGGAGCGATGTCCGGTGTTGAACTGGACTGGAATCGCGATCTGCTTGCTGATTTGTTGGGATTTCGCCAACCACGTGCAAACGCCCTTGCAGCTGTTGCCTCCCGTGAATGGATATTACGCATATCCTCTGAACTGTCGGTCTTCTCCGTTTTGGTTTCCAGATTTGTGACAGACTTAATCCAATGGGGCAGCAGTGAGATGAATTTTATTGATTTACCGGATCGGTTGTCGGGTATTTCCTCCGCGATGCCTCAAAAGAAAAACTTCCCGATTCTGGAGCGGATTCGGGGGAAAAGTGCCCATTTGTCCGCATTTCATCTGGATATGGTACTGGGACAACGCAACACATCCTTCACCAACTTGGTTGAGGTATCGAAAGAAGCGGGTGCCCATTTATCAGTGCTGTTTCAAAACACCAAGTCACTTCTCCGCCTGTTGACTCTGGTAACCGACCATCTAAGCTTCAAAAAGGAGGAAATGCTTTCGATTTGCGAGCGTGATTTCTTTGGCGGATTCACCTTGGCAAACAGACTGACAATGGAAGCCGGGATTCCATACCGAAAATCTCAGATCATCGTGGGTCGATACATCAGGAGTGCCACTCAACTCGGATTGACCCCGACGGAAGTCAAATCGCAGTTGCTGAAGGAAAAATGTATGGAGGAGGGTTTTGAAGTCTCAGACTCAGCCGAGATGCTCGCTGCTGCATTTGATGTTCAGGGAAGTTTGTACATGAAGAGATCGGATGGGTCCACACATCCGGAAAAAGTATTGAAATTGCTTCTGGAGCAAAAGGAACGGGCACATAATCTCGAAGAGGAGCGGGAAGTACGACAGTCTCAATTGTCAGCGGCAGACTCGAAGCGGGAGCGACTATTGCATGAGTTGGCCTCTACAGGGAACGGAAAGGGACAGATATAG
- a CDS encoding ATP-grasp domain-containing protein, producing the protein MKKKLLFVEGNTTGTGILALEKAKKLGYEPVFLTQEASRYDGLPEAKCRVHVTDTDSIHELKRCVSQEKAEAVAGILTTSDYYLEISAKLVQELGLTGNSPQAIHLCRNKALYREKLRSKSVPQPDFHIIRSMEDLRETRESVPLPCLVKPADDSGSNNVRLCFSWGEVEQLTSKILKIERNARGQKTSQTVLLEEYIEGPEYSVEMFSWQGKSTCIGITEKQLTGYPYFVESGHVFPAVLPTDVQQEIEKTVKQSLEAVHFQFGASHSEVKWTPNGCVMIETNARLAGGMIPELVRHSTGVDLIEQQILCAAGVAPHWKQVVPTSCSGIHFIVAEKAGRLSSVDNLEAVRKLPGVEELMVKAQVGQAVQPPKSFSDRLGHVIVSGKSYEEVVERLHKISNMISLKIS; encoded by the coding sequence TTGAAGAAAAAACTGCTATTCGTTGAAGGAAACACCACGGGAACGGGGATATTGGCCCTTGAAAAGGCGAAAAAGCTCGGTTATGAGCCGGTATTCCTGACGCAAGAGGCGAGTCGTTATGATGGACTTCCGGAGGCGAAGTGCCGTGTCCATGTGACTGATACGGATTCGATCCATGAACTGAAACGTTGTGTATCGCAGGAAAAGGCGGAAGCGGTCGCCGGGATTTTAACGACAAGTGATTATTATCTGGAGATTTCCGCAAAGCTGGTACAGGAATTGGGGCTGACTGGCAACTCGCCGCAGGCGATCCATTTGTGCCGGAACAAAGCACTGTATCGTGAAAAACTCCGCTCCAAAAGTGTGCCGCAGCCCGACTTCCATATCATTCGCTCCATGGAGGATCTGCGGGAAACTCGTGAGTCTGTTCCACTCCCTTGTTTGGTGAAGCCAGCCGACGACAGCGGTTCAAACAACGTTCGCTTATGTTTCAGTTGGGGAGAAGTGGAACAACTGACATCCAAAATTCTTAAAATTGAACGCAATGCCCGTGGGCAGAAGACATCGCAAACCGTATTGCTGGAAGAGTATATTGAAGGCCCGGAATACAGCGTGGAGATGTTTTCATGGCAAGGGAAGTCGACCTGCATCGGAATTACTGAAAAACAGCTGACCGGATATCCCTATTTTGTCGAATCCGGACATGTTTTTCCGGCAGTGCTTCCCACTGACGTGCAGCAGGAAATCGAGAAGACAGTGAAACAGTCACTGGAGGCAGTCCATTTTCAGTTTGGGGCATCGCATTCAGAAGTGAAGTGGACACCGAATGGGTGTGTCATGATCGAAACCAACGCCCGGCTCGCAGGGGGAATGATACCGGAATTGGTACGCCATTCAACCGGGGTGGATCTGATTGAGCAACAGATCCTCTGCGCCGCAGGGGTGGCTCCCCACTGGAAGCAGGTTGTGCCAACAAGCTGTTCCGGCATTCATTTTATCGTTGCAGAGAAGGCAGGTCGCCTATCCTCTGTGGACAACCTGGAAGCGGTGCGAAAACTTCCGGGTGTGGAAGAATTGATGGTCAAAGCGCAGGTCGGACAGGCTGTACAGCCACCAAAGAGTTTCTCGGATCGTCTCGGGCATGTGATTGTCAGCGGCAAGTCCTATGAAGAGGTGGTTGAACGATTACACAAGATATCCAACATGATTTCTTTAAAGATATCGTAA
- a CDS encoding thioesterase II family protein has translation MREIKLFCLPYAGGSATAIYGRWKKYLHPQIECFPIELAGRGHRFAEPLYTTWKHAVEELFDLVKPHLDGSPVAFFGYSMGSILAFELAHKMKDWNEQDPVHLFLAARAAPNRQRNRPNIHHLPDRAFLDEVMKMGGTPEEILKHQELLHLFLPVLRADFKMTETYECPAKKVELHCDLSALGGVEDRISREDLLAWSSYTKGNTSVHLFDGSHFFIHEHTEGMIHLIHQKLLHPSLV, from the coding sequence ATGAGAGAGATTAAGTTATTTTGCCTTCCTTATGCCGGGGGATCTGCCACCGCGATTTATGGAAGATGGAAGAAATACCTGCATCCTCAGATCGAATGTTTCCCGATCGAATTAGCGGGGAGAGGACACCGGTTTGCAGAGCCGTTGTATACGACCTGGAAGCATGCGGTCGAGGAACTGTTTGACCTGGTGAAGCCCCATCTGGATGGTTCCCCTGTCGCTTTTTTCGGATATAGCATGGGTAGCATCTTGGCTTTTGAACTGGCTCATAAAATGAAGGATTGGAATGAACAAGACCCTGTACATCTCTTTTTGGCAGCAAGAGCCGCCCCGAACAGACAAAGAAACAGGCCAAATATTCATCACTTGCCCGACAGGGCATTTTTGGATGAGGTGATGAAAATGGGGGGAACGCCAGAGGAGATATTGAAGCACCAGGAATTGTTACACTTGTTTCTTCCTGTTTTAAGAGCCGATTTCAAAATGACGGAAACCTATGAATGCCCCGCAAAGAAGGTGGAACTCCATTGTGATCTTTCTGCTCTTGGTGGAGTGGAGGACAGGATCAGCCGGGAAGATTTGCTTGCCTGGAGTTCCTATACAAAGGGCAACACATCGGTGCATCTGTTTGATGGAAGTCATTTCTTTATTCATGAACATACCGAGGGAATGATCCATCTAATTCATCAAAAACTGCTTCATCCCTCACTGGTCTGA
- a CDS encoding LCP family protein — MPVSDSRLSRVRKQKKKKRWVWVLMSCISIALIGSSYFIFQVWGAMDHAFDPLERSQPSKRDQEATMDQPFTVLLMGADGKKDDWRTDTLMLASIHPKKKSIKIYSIPRDTYTEIANSNGVKTKINAAPYYARLAGVDLETNVVETVEDHLNVPVDYFVKINFQGFIDVVDALGGVDVDVPFDFKMRLFYKWYTFEKGPAHLDGHEALAYVRMRKSDPRGDHGRTERQREVLQNLASQAVSLNSVTKINDIIQALGNNLGHNLKVSEVYKLQATFRSIPKENMEMLTDRGYDSNKENSRGIWFHHVSDEERLRLSHIFRKHLDLPLETLDGQKFEGTSPADEENIQGSENTGDQHGTSDETSGVTNGAGN; from the coding sequence ATGCCTGTGAGTGACTCACGACTCAGCAGGGTCCGGAAGCAAAAGAAGAAAAAGCGTTGGGTTTGGGTTTTGATGAGCTGTATTTCGATCGCACTGATCGGTTCCAGTTATTTTATTTTTCAAGTGTGGGGGGCGATGGATCACGCCTTCGACCCGCTGGAACGGAGCCAGCCCTCCAAGCGGGATCAGGAGGCGACCATGGATCAGCCTTTTACTGTCCTTTTGATGGGAGCGGACGGGAAGAAGGATGATTGGCGGACTGATACCCTGATGCTGGCCTCCATCCATCCCAAGAAAAAGTCGATCAAGATTTACAGCATTCCCCGGGACACCTATACAGAGATCGCCAACTCCAACGGGGTGAAGACCAAGATCAATGCAGCACCTTATTATGCCCGGTTGGCCGGTGTGGATCTGGAGACCAACGTGGTGGAAACCGTCGAGGATCATCTCAATGTTCCGGTGGACTACTTTGTGAAGATCAACTTCCAAGGATTCATCGACGTGGTGGATGCCTTGGGGGGAGTGGATGTGGATGTTCCCTTCGATTTCAAAATGCGTCTCTTCTATAAATGGTACACCTTTGAAAAGGGTCCGGCCCATTTGGACGGACATGAGGCACTTGCCTATGTCCGCATGCGCAAATCGGATCCCCGGGGAGACCATGGACGGACGGAACGTCAGCGGGAAGTCTTGCAAAATTTGGCGAGCCAGGCTGTCAGCCTCAACTCTGTCACCAAAATCAACGACATTATACAAGCCCTGGGAAATAACCTGGGTCATAACCTGAAGGTGTCTGAAGTGTATAAACTGCAGGCCACCTTCCGCAGCATCCCCAAAGAAAATATGGAGATGCTGACAGACCGGGGCTATGACTCCAACAAAGAGAACTCACGGGGAATCTGGTTTCACCATGTCAGCGATGAGGAGCGCCTGCGCCTCAGTCACATCTTCCGCAAACATCTGGATCTCCCTCTGGAAACCCTGGACGGACAGAAATTTGAGGGAACGAGTCCCGCGGATGAAGAAAATATCCAGGGAAGTGAAAACACCGGCGATCAGCACGGGACATCCGATGAAACCTCCGGAGTGACAAACGGAGCCGGTAATTAA
- a CDS encoding GntG family PLP-dependent aldolase: protein MIELRSDTFTLPTRKMMDAIQEAALGDDVYGEDPTASQLEAEVAQILGKEAAILMPSGTMANLASIMAHGPRGSKVLVGDESDIYIYEAAGASVCGGIMYEPIPTQPDGRLAIADLERAFPLEPEDPQFALPSLICLENTHNRMGGRVLPLSYLEEVRVFADGKGVPVHMDGARLFNAAVALGVEVAEIAGYADSVQFCLSKGLSAPIGSIVAGTNEFIEKVYRLRKMLGGGMRQVGIIAAPGLIAIRQMVDRLADDHSNALRLAKGLAEIPGIVTRVEDVETNIVYFRIEHPRLTWQTFIQEAREHGLQIAELGHGRIRAVTHSGIQAADIDRALQIVQRLMTKHDEQHMS from the coding sequence ATGATCGAATTGAGAAGCGATACGTTTACGTTGCCGACACGCAAAATGATGGATGCGATTCAAGAAGCGGCACTCGGTGACGACGTTTATGGAGAGGATCCAACGGCCAGCCAACTGGAAGCGGAGGTTGCCCAAATACTGGGCAAAGAAGCCGCGATCTTGATGCCGAGCGGAACCATGGCCAATCTGGCGTCGATCATGGCCCATGGTCCACGCGGTTCAAAGGTGCTCGTGGGCGATGAGTCCGACATCTACATTTATGAAGCCGCCGGGGCATCGGTTTGCGGGGGAATCATGTATGAGCCGATTCCCACGCAGCCGGATGGACGATTGGCCATCGCCGATTTGGAACGGGCGTTTCCGTTGGAGCCTGAAGACCCGCAGTTTGCTTTGCCGTCATTGATTTGTCTGGAAAATACACACAATCGGATGGGCGGACGCGTGTTACCCCTTTCCTATCTGGAGGAGGTACGGGTGTTTGCCGATGGAAAAGGTGTGCCGGTACATATGGATGGAGCCCGCTTATTCAACGCCGCTGTGGCATTGGGAGTGGAAGTGGCGGAAATCGCGGGTTATGCCGATTCAGTGCAGTTTTGTTTGTCGAAAGGGTTGTCGGCACCCATCGGCTCCATCGTTGCCGGAACGAATGAATTTATCGAAAAGGTTTATCGCTTGCGAAAAATGCTCGGTGGCGGCATGCGCCAAGTGGGGATTATTGCCGCCCCGGGTTTGATTGCGATCCGGCAGATGGTTGACCGGCTGGCTGACGATCATTCCAATGCATTGCGGTTGGCAAAAGGACTTGCTGAAATCCCCGGAATTGTCACCCGTGTGGAAGATGTGGAGACCAATATCGTTTATTTCCGGATCGAGCATCCAAGACTGACTTGGCAGACTTTTATACAGGAGGCCCGCGAGCATGGACTTCAGATAGCGGAATTGGGACATGGACGAATTCGGGCGGTGACACATTCCGGTATACAAGCCGCCGATATCGATCGGGCTCTGCAGATTGTACAGCGATTGATGACGAAACACGATGAGCAACACATGTCATAA
- a CDS encoding helix-turn-helix domain-containing protein, with product MINSEKVAEYTQDISCQHNEVTQRAIRVMHNEYNRILTVQELADCAQYSRYYFERIFQKETGISPGQFLAAMRIEKAKYLLLKTNLNISEISSQIGYVSIATFSRRFKAYVGQSPSQYRNSLNQVRSDLDHLNRITDHRLNDWKKEVSIQGEIFGPPHFEGIILIGLFPSSQSKGEPLSYTILRRPGLYSIQLRDVPDGECHLIAVAFHWNRNPLSYLLPDHVLRATNESKIIIENGKAYGYPSLFLREALPTDPPISISIPYLIHKWLNRFNS from the coding sequence ATGATCAACTCTGAAAAAGTTGCGGAATATACTCAGGATATTTCCTGCCAGCATAATGAAGTTACACAAAGGGCGATCCGAGTCATGCACAATGAATACAACCGTATACTCACTGTTCAAGAATTGGCGGACTGTGCTCAATATAGCCGTTATTACTTCGAAAGAATTTTTCAAAAAGAAACCGGAATCTCGCCGGGTCAATTTCTTGCCGCCATGCGGATCGAGAAAGCGAAGTATTTACTGCTCAAGACAAATTTGAATATCTCTGAGATCAGTTCCCAAATTGGATATGTGAGTATAGCTACCTTTTCCAGGAGATTTAAAGCATACGTTGGACAAAGTCCTTCCCAATACCGCAACTCCCTGAATCAGGTTCGATCAGATTTAGATCATTTGAACAGGATTACGGATCACAGATTGAACGATTGGAAAAAAGAAGTCAGTATTCAAGGCGAAATTTTTGGCCCTCCTCATTTTGAAGGAATTATTCTGATCGGCCTTTTTCCTTCGTCCCAATCCAAAGGGGAACCGTTGTCCTATACCATCCTGAGAAGGCCGGGTTTGTATTCCATACAACTAAGAGATGTTCCCGATGGGGAATGTCATTTGATCGCAGTGGCTTTTCATTGGAACAGAAACCCGTTATCTTATCTGCTTCCTGACCATGTACTGAGAGCCACGAATGAAAGCAAAATCATTATCGAGAATGGAAAAGCGTATGGGTATCCCTCTTTATTCTTAAGAGAGGCACTCCCGACGGATCCGCCGATCTCGATCTCGATTCCCTATCTCATACATAAATGGTTGAATCGGTTTAACTCTTGA
- a CDS encoding NADH:flavin oxidoreductase: MTDTKTLFETVTLGNTTLDNRVGVAPMTRISATSEGLVTDQMGSYYTSFARGGFGLVITEGTYTDDKYIQAYFDQSGIAYDEQAQAWGKIVDSVHQAGAKIFLQLQHSGSLSQGNRFAQEKIAPSAIQPKGEQLAMYIGEGPYPTPREATKEEITEVVTGFVNAAKRAQSVGFDGIEIHGANGYLLDEFLTDYTNRRTDEYGGSTENRVRLLVEVSKAIREAVGKDFTIGIRISQAKVNDYTHKWAGKEQDAEIIFGQLGQAGLDYIHVTEYEAWKPAFDTSEASLASLAKKYGNIPVIANGHLEDPESARKIIENGEADVVTLGKGALANHDWVNKVKNGEPLAEFKPGEVLRPNAKIKEFEA; encoded by the coding sequence ATGACAGACACAAAAACGTTATTTGAGACTGTTACATTGGGTAATACAACATTAGATAATCGAGTAGGGGTTGCGCCAATGACACGCATCAGCGCAACATCTGAAGGATTGGTCACCGATCAGATGGGATCGTACTACACATCTTTTGCTCGAGGAGGGTTTGGTCTAGTCATTACTGAGGGAACTTACACTGATGACAAATATATCCAAGCATATTTTGATCAATCGGGTATCGCTTATGATGAACAAGCCCAAGCATGGGGAAAAATTGTAGACTCCGTTCATCAAGCAGGAGCGAAAATCTTTTTGCAATTACAGCATTCGGGCTCCCTTTCCCAAGGAAACCGTTTTGCTCAAGAAAAAATTGCACCTTCTGCTATTCAACCAAAAGGGGAACAATTAGCAATGTATATAGGGGAAGGTCCATACCCAACTCCAAGAGAAGCTACAAAAGAAGAGATCACAGAAGTTGTCACTGGATTTGTTAATGCTGCTAAACGTGCTCAGTCAGTTGGATTTGATGGGATTGAAATTCATGGAGCCAATGGCTATTTACTTGATGAGTTCCTTACTGATTATACAAATCGGCGTACAGATGAATACGGTGGTTCTACGGAAAACCGGGTCCGTTTATTGGTGGAAGTGTCTAAAGCTATTCGGGAAGCAGTTGGGAAGGACTTTACCATTGGTATTCGGATTTCGCAAGCGAAAGTCAATGATTACACACACAAGTGGGCAGGAAAAGAACAAGATGCTGAAATCATCTTTGGTCAATTAGGGCAAGCGGGTCTTGACTATATCCATGTTACGGAATACGAAGCATGGAAGCCTGCATTTGATACAAGCGAAGCATCACTTGCCTCTCTTGCCAAAAAATACGGAAACATTCCCGTCATCGCCAATGGTCATTTAGAGGATCCAGAAAGTGCGAGGAAAATCATTGAGAATGGAGAAGCAGATGTGGTTACCTTAGGTAAGGGAGCCTTAGCTAACCATGATTGGGTCAACAAAGTCAAGAATGGAGAGCCATTAGCAGAGTTTAAGCCAGGAGAAGTGTTAAGACCGAATGCAAAAATTAAAGAATTTGAAGCATGA
- a CDS encoding GNAT family N-acetyltransferase, with product MASSTIMWLDEANKTAQFEPVGTHSDYRRLGLGRAMLLHGMHLARAAGATHMTVACLGAPGHPQARGLYYSVGFREFTRDAPLIKAKTVG from the coding sequence ATGGCTTCCTCGACCATCATGTGGCTCGACGAAGCAAACAAAACCGCTCAGTTCGAGCCGGTCGGGACGCATTCGGACTACCGGCGTCTGGGGCTGGGAAGGGCGATGCTTCTGCACGGGATGCATCTGGCGCGGGCGGCCGGGGCCACTCATATGACGGTCGCTTGCCTGGGTGCGCCGGGGCATCCCCAGGCGCGCGGGCTGTACTACAGCGTCGGGTTCCGGGAGTTCACGCGGGACGCGCCGCTCATCAAAGCCAAGACCGTGGGCTGA